One Corvus moneduloides isolate bCorMon1 chromosome Z, bCorMon1.pri, whole genome shotgun sequence genomic window carries:
- the ABHD17B gene encoding alpha/beta hydrolase domain-containing protein 17B: protein MNNLSFSELCCLFCCPPCPGKIASKLAFLPPDPTYTLMCDESGSRWTLHLSERADWQYSSREKDSIECFMTRTSKGNRIACMFVRCSPNAKYTLLFSHGNAVDLGQMSSFYIGLGSRVNCNIFSYDYSGYGASSGKPTEKNLYADIDAAWVALRTRYGIRPENVIIYGQSIGTVPSVDLAARYESAAVILHSPLTSGMRVAFPDTKKTYCFDAFPNIDKISKITSPVLIIHGTEDEVIDFSHGLALFERCQRPVEPLWVEGAGHNDVELYGQYLERLKRFVSQELVNL, encoded by the exons ATGAATAATCTTTCCTTTAGTGAACTGTGTTGCCTGTTCTGTTGTCCACCATGCCCAGGGAAAATTGCCTCCAAGCTGGCATTCTTACCTCCTGATCCCACGTACACACTGATGTGTGATGAGAGTGGTAGTCGCTGGACTTTACATCTCTCAGAGCGAGCGGACTGGCAATACTCTTCTAGAGAAAAAGATTCCATTGAGTGCTTCATGACTAGAACAAGTAAAGGCAACAGGATTGCCTGTATGTTTGTGCGCTGCTCACCTAATGCCAAGTATACTTTGCTCTTCTCACATGGAAATGCTGTTGACCTGGGTCAGATGAGCAGCTTTTATATAGGACTGGGTTCACGGGTTAATTGCAACATATTCTCATATGATTATTCTGGGTATGGTGCAAGTTCTGGAAAGCCAACAGAGAAGAACCTGTATGCTGACATTGATGCTGCTTGGGTGGCTCTTAGAACAAG gTATGGAATTCGCCCTGAAAATGTGATTATATATGGCCAGAGTATAGGCACAGTACCATCTGTGGATCTTGCCGCTAGGTATGAAAGTGCCGCTGTAATTCTTCATTCTCCGCTGACCTCAGGAATGCGAGTAGCTTTTCCTGATACGAAGAAGACATACTGCTTTGATGCATTCCCAAA CATTGacaaaatttctaaaataacaTCTCCTGTCTTAATAATCCATGGAACTGAAGATGAAGTAATAGACTTTTCACATGGCCTAGCATTATTTGAGCGTTGCCAGAGACCTGTAGAACCACTGTGGGTAGAAGGAGCAGGCCATAATGATGTGGAACTCTATGGACAGTACCTTGAAAGATTAAAACGGTTTGTGTCACAGGAACTGGTGAACTTGTAA